The Pararhodobacter sp. genomic sequence CTGGGTGATGGTCCAGGCGCGCGCTTCCTTGGGGCCAACGGTGAAATAGGTCACCAGATCCAGCAGTGCATAGCCTTCGCGGATAACACGGTTGAGGCCCGGCTCTTCCAGTTCGATGGCGTCGAGATATTCCTTCTGCTCCTCGGGCGGCAGAACGGCGATCTCGCTCTCGATCTTGGCAGAGACGACCACAGCGCGCGCGCCTTCCTGCTTGGCGCGCTCGAACACCTGTGCGGAGAGGCTGTTGCCTTCGGCGGCGGAGGCTTCCTCAACATTGCACACATAGAGTACGGGCTTCGCGCTCATCAGGCCCAGCATGTCGAAGGCTTTCTGCTCATCGGGCTTGATCTCGGCGAGGCGGGCGGGCTTGCCCTCGCGCAGCAGCACAAGGGCGCGGTTCATCAGGTCCAGCGTTTCCTTGGCGTCCTTGTCGGCGCCCTTGGCCTTCTTCTCCAGCGCGGCGGCACGCTTCTCAAGGCTGTCGAGGTCGGCCAGCATCAGCTCGGTCTCGATGGTCTCGATATCGCTCACGGGTGCGATCTTGCCGTCCACATGGGTGATGTCGCCATCCTCGAAGCAGCGCACCACATGGGCGATGGCGTCGCACTCACGGATATTGGCGAGGAACTGGTTGCCGAGGCCCTCACCGCGCGAGGCACCG encodes the following:
- the ychF gene encoding redox-regulated ATPase YchF, with protein sequence MGFKCGIVGLPNVGKSTLFNALTQTAAAQAANYPFCTIEPNVGDVAVPDARLDALAAIAGSAQILPTRLTFVDIAGLVRGASRGEGLGNQFLANIRECDAIAHVVRCFEDGDITHVDGKIAPVSDIETIETELMLADLDSLEKRAAALEKKAKGADKDAKETLDLMNRALVLLREGKPARLAEIKPDEQKAFDMLGLMSAKPVLYVCNVEEASAAEGNSLSAQVFERAKQEGARAVVVSAKIESEIAVLPPEEQKEYLDAIELEEPGLNRVIREGYALLDLVTYFTVGPKEARAWTITQGTRAPAAAGVIHTDFEKGFIRSETVAYEDYVKFKGESGAREAGRFRLEGKDYVVADGDVLHFRFAN